AGGACTCGGTCATTGTGGTGCTGATTGCAGAGGTTAGTGCGGATGCCCATTAGGGGATGGGGAGGGGTCACCTCTGAAGGCCCGGAGGCACGccccccccctctcctcccctgggCTCAATCCTAGGGAGCAGTGAAAACAAACCAGGCTGGGCAGCATTCCCGAGATAGAAAAGCAGCTATCCACTCACGCCTCCCCCTTCATTCCTTtgtgagtgttttgttttgttttgtttcggggccacatccaatggctttcagcacttactcctggctctgcactcaggaattgttcttggcaggcttggagaaccacatgggatgctggacttcgaacttgggttggccatgagcaaggcaagcaccctatccactgtgctatcactcgactcccccattttaaagttttatttatttacttattgttcgggccacacccggcagcacttaggggttactcctagctctgcactcagaaatcattcctggcagacttgggggaccatatgggatgctggggattgaacccgtatCCATCCTGGTTTatcttcttgcaaggcaaacaccctagcactattgctccggccctcccctcatattttttcatttttaaagaaaatatagctctgaAACAGAAGGGAGGTAGCTTGCCACTAGGTCTTTAAGGCCCTCAAGCAGCATGTCTTTTGCCCTCAAATTGGGGTGTAGCACAACTTCCCTTCCCCACTCCCAATTGAATTAAGAGCCAGCGAGAGCTGCAGAACTATCAGCCTGGCTTCCAGCCCCATGCTTAGTTTCctgtcagtgttttttttttgggggggagggggagtcacacctgggaaagttcagggttactcctggctctgcactccaaaattgctcctggcaagctcaagggaccatatggaatgctgggaatcaaactgggctcCATCCAAGGTCAACTGagtcaaggcaaacgccctatcgttGGCTAATCACTCCTGCTTTCCTGCCAGTATTTAATTGGGAGCCATCCCTACATTGTCccacccacaaaaataaacaacaacaacaacaacaataaaaaggcaACACACATTGTAGGCTGGGATTGGAGCAATAATtcagcggggagggcacttgctttgcaagcagctgactcagattcaatccccagcatcccacatggtcccttgatccCTGAGAAAAGTAattcttgaggggctggagcagtggtgcaagcagtagggcatctgccttgcacatgctaacctactAGGATTGACCACGGTTCGATGCCCcaacatcccttatgatccctcaagccaggaacgatttttttttgtttgtttgctttgttgtttttggttgtttttttggttttttgtttttagtttttgccgccccccccccggcccccccccccccgtggggttactcctggctatgcactcagaagtcgctcctggcttgggggaccatgtgacacgctgggggatagaacctcggtctgtcctatgctagcgcttgcaaggcagacaccttacctctagcgccaccttcctgccccacttttttgtttttgtttttcgtttgttggttggttggttttgtaccacacccagtgatgcttcggggttactcctggctatgcgctcagaaattgttcctggcttggggcaccatatgggactacGGGGGATTAAACCGGGGGTTAAACTGggtacatcctaggctagtgcacacaaagCAAAccaccctatcgcttgtgccacccaggagcgatttctgagcgcatagccaggagtaacttctgagcatcatcgggtgtggcccaaaaacaaacaaaaaaaaagaaagtaatttctgagtgtaaaccaagagtacccctgagcattgctgggtataataCCCCAAAAGTATTATAGGTCCCTACTCCATAGTCTAAGCCCCAGCTCCCCTATAAAGTAAGGCACCCCATCTCCAGAGCTCTGAATAGCAAGGGACTACTTCCTCATGTGGGGTCTTCTGAAGCCTCTGCCTTTTCCCCTCCAGACCATTGGGGAAAGCAGCAGACTTAGGTAGGGACTTTGATCTTCCCACAGACAGACCCCCAGTACACCTCCATGGTGACAGAGAACATCAAGGCCTTGTGAGTACTGCTGTCTCCAAAGAGGGGAGAGGGTCTGTGCAGGGGTGGGAGAGGGCAGAGCTTCTTCCCTCCTTGCCTGGACCCCACTTCTGTTGGATAGATGATCACTGCATCTTTGCACTGCTCAGGTTTCCCTCAGAGATCCATTCTGGGCTCCTGGAGGTCATCTCCCCTTCCCCTCACTTCTACCCTGATTTCTCCCGTCTCCGAGAGTCCTTTGGAGACCCCAAGGAGAGAGTCAGGTACTAGTGCCAAGCCCCTCACCCTTATAGTGCCCCCCCTTCTCCATCTGCCCTCTGGGTGGTGTGGGCTGCAGGGAGTGGTACTTAGAAGTAGAACAGGCCTCCATTGGTGGCCTGCAAGTAGAGGAGTTGAGCTATATATGCCCCTCCTGCTGCACAGGTGGCGGACCAAACAGAACCTGGATTATTGCTTCCTCATGATGTATGCACAGTCCAAAGGCATTTACTACGTGCAGGTCAGCCCTGAGACACACAGAACCATCCCATTCTCCCCACCCCAAGATTCCAGTGGGGGCTGAGTCCTTGCTgagttccccaccccacccctgttcTATCATCCATGGCTCAGCTGGAGGATGATATTGTGGCCAAGCCCAACTACTTGAGCACCATGAAGAACTTCGCGCTGCAGCAGCCCTCAGAGGAGTGGATGATCCTAGAGTTTTCTCAGCTGGGCTTCATTGGTCTGTACCTGCCCCACTGGGCATTGAGGGGGGACTCTGTCCTGTGCTTGCCAGCCATGCCTACTCTGCCCCATACACACCCCAAGCCAAACAAGTTACACTGCCCGTCTCTTTGTCCTGCTTGCCTGGCTCAGGGTCTCTATAGTCCCAGCCCAACCCAATTTGTTACTGCAGACTCTGGGCTTCCAGAGGTTTAGGCTCACTGTTCAACCTGCTTGTAACTGTCATAGGTTTTGCTGTGGAACCCTCTCCCACATTTTCTCCCCACCAGGATGATGAGAAGTTGGGGGTTGTGGCATACAGAGTgaagcacgtgtgtgtgtgtgtgtgtgtgtgtgtgtgtgtgtgtgtgtgtgtgtgtgtgtgtggtaaatGACTGTTCTGCACCAAATTGTCGAACACTTTCTGGGGTGATTCTAGAAGGACAAAATAGATGCTGGAGGTAGGTGGAGAGAGAGTAAgacagttaaggcacttgctttgcatactacAGACACAGATTCTATTCCTGGTACCGCATAGGGTCTTctgaaccctgagctcagagccaggaatcagcctgagcacaaaaccagctGTTCCCCATCTCCCATAAATTTCGATGGCCAGAGTGAATCCAAGGGGTGGAGGCTTCGCCTTGCTATAGCTGTGCTCTGTGGGATGATGGGCACTGCTTGGGACTCCTGACTCTCTGGGTGGGAGTCATCctcagagtaagttctgagcacttctggggttGATCCAGATACAGCCTGCACACTTCAGCAGAACAGGGCTGGCACCCCATTCCCGTGCTGTCACCTACAGGAAAGATGTTCAAGTCTCTGGACCTGAGTCTGATTGTTGAGTTCATTCTCATGTTCTACCGGGACAAGCCCATCGACTGGCTTCTGGATCACATTCTGTGGGTGAAAGTCTGTAACCCCGAGAAGGATGCGGTGAGTGGAGACTGAGTGTGAGGCTGCAGGGTAGGGAGCTCCCAACCTCCATCTTTAAGAGTGAGAACTGAGCCCTTGAGTGGCACCTTCCCTCCTCTGCAGAAGCATTGTGACCGACAGAAAGCCAACCTGCGGATCCGCTTCAAGCCCTCCCTCTTCCAGCACGTGGGCACCCACTCCTCCCTGGCTGGCAAGATCCAGAAACTGAAAGTGGGCTGGGGCCTGAACCTGGGTTTGGGCAAAGCTTTTGGGGGTGGTGCTAGGGGCAAGATCTAGTTTGTAGGCTAGGCTCAGCTGGCCCAGGAATGGCTGAAGTTGGGGGCAGGGCTCAGAATTGGACCCAGGTCTGGGTTGGGCTGGACCCAAAGTAGGACCGGCAGGGCGGGGGTAGGAGTCCTCCCTTTTGTCCCTGGCCCTTCCCAAGCTCCGCTGTCCTGCCTCCCACCTCGGCTACCAGGACAAGGACTTTGGGAAGCAGGCCTTGCGGAAAGAGCACGTGAACCCACCTGCGGAGGTAAGCACTAGCCTCAAGACATACCAGCACTTCACTCTGGAGAAGGCTTATCTGCGAGAGGATTTCTTTTGGGCATTCACCCCCACTGCTGGGGACTTCATCCGCTTCCGCTTCTTCCAGCCACTGCGCCTGGAGCGGTTAGTACCATCACCCAGGGTGAAGAAGATTTGGGGTGTTTGCTGAGGTGCTGATCTCCCCAAAGTAAGACacatgggctggaaagatagtatagggcaGGCAGCTTGCCTAGCTGGCAGTGGATCCTGGGATTCAATGTATATGCCCTATGTGCTCAGTCAACTGTGACcctaaatataacataaataaacatatatagggATGGTGGTCCTAGGTTTGGGGTATGGCTAGGGACTGGATACAGGTCTGGGGTGGGCGGGGCCAAAAATGAGACCTTTGATAGTACAGCTaacaggcacttgctttgaaccTAGATAACCCAAGCTTAATTACCTGCACCATTTATTGTCACAAGAGCTCTCCAGGGGCCAgatccatagcacagtggtagggtgtttgccttgcatgcagctgaccaggatggacccgggtttgattcccagcatcccatctggtcccccgagcctgtcgggcgatgatttctgagcccagagccaggagtaacctctgagtgctgctgggtgtgccccccctgaGCTCAGGCTCAAGAGAAGAGCACCAGTGgacatgtggccccccaaaaaattaagaaaataataccacaggggctggagataggATAGTAGGtgagctgcttgccttgcacatgtttggCTTGGATctacaaaaccaaaaattctcATAGCTCCTTGTCCATGTCTCAATAATCATAGTTACTGGGATAAAACGCAGGTAGTCTCCATCAGACTGGGAAAGGGGGTGCCCGGTTTCACCTACCCTATCCACTCTGCCTGGCTGCAGGTTTTTCTTCCGCAGTGGGAACATTGAACATCCAGAGGACAAGCTCTTTAACACCTCCGTGGAGGTGTTGCCCTTTGATGTGAGTTTCCCCAGAACCTATCTGACATGGCACTTCCCCCATGGCCTCTCCCCCATCTGTTCCCCTGCCATTCCAAGGCCTCAGAGCCTACACTATTTGTCCCTCAGCCCTTTCCCTAGTCTTTTCCAAGGCCACAGTCTGTCACTCATGTCCCTACCTATGGTCCCAGAGCCCACCCTTCCCACCGCCTTTGCCATGGCCTCTCCCAAAACCCTAGCCTACCCTGTCACTTTGCCCATAGCTCTAGCGGCCCCACGTTTCATTGTTCCACTCTTTGCCCCTCCCATAGCTCTGGACACCCCCTTACTGTCTATCCATGGTCTCTGacttcagctttctgagtgcctTTATGCCTTCATGCCTTTAACCCTAGAACCCCCAGTCGGAAAAGGAAGCCCTGCAAGAGGGCCGAGCTGCCACCCTGCGGTATCCCCGGAGCCCTGATGGTTATCTCCAGATAGGTAAGGGGTGTAGGCAGGGTCAGTGGGCACTACTGTGGAGAGTCTGGGTGAGGAGTGGCAGGCAGCATGAGTACATCTCTGATTGCTTCCTCCCTCCTAGGTTCCTTTTACAAGGGTGTAGCCGAGGGTGAGGTGGACCCTGCCTTTGGGCCCCTGGAAGCTCTGCGCCTGTCTATCCAAACCGACTCCCCAGTATGGGTAATTCTGAGTGAGGTGAGTGGGGTCTCAGACACTGTTAAAGGCACAAGCCCCTGGGTATATCTtggcacactgctgacccaaagCATCCTCTCTTCTTCCAGATCTTCCTAAAAAAGGCCGACTAAGCCAAGCTCCAGAGGGTGCATGGACGTGGGTTGATACCACCCATCCACCACACAGGGGGCTCATCCCAGCCACTCCTGGAGGGCTGTGCGCTGCTGCCACTGCCCTCAGCCTGCTGGGGTTCAGCCTGGTGCGCCCCACTCGGCTGGCTTGGGGTCGCCGCAGGCCCGGAGTCCCCAAGGAGCTGGTGCTGGCCCAACACCCTGGGCCACAGTCCCCACACTGTGCCTGAGGCCGGCGCATGCTGCCGGAACCGAACTGGAACGTTCGCCCCATGCTGGCCAGCTGGAGCAGGGCAGGTTTTTTCTCCTGAAGAGCTTTTATTTCCTGGGCTGTCCCTGGCGC
The sequence above is a segment of the Suncus etruscus isolate mSunEtr1 chromosome 8, mSunEtr1.pri.cur, whole genome shotgun sequence genome. Coding sequences within it:
- the MGAT4B gene encoding alpha-1,3-mannosyl-glycoprotein 4-beta-N-acetylglucosaminyltransferase B → MRLRPGTFLTLLLGCVCAFLSLSWFAALGGQKGDVVDVYQREFLALRDRLHAAEQESLKRSKELNLVLDEIKRAVSERQALRDGDANRTWGRLTEDPRLKPWNVSHKHVLHLPTVFHHLPHLLAKESSLQPAVRVGQGRTGVSVVMGIPSVRREVHSYLTDTLHSLISELSPQEKEDSVIVVLIAETDPQYTSMVTENIKALFPSEIHSGLLEVISPSPHFYPDFSRLRESFGDPKERVRWRTKQNLDYCFLMMYAQSKGIYYVQLEDDIVAKPNYLSTMKNFALQQPSEEWMILEFSQLGFIGKMFKSLDLSLIVEFILMFYRDKPIDWLLDHILWVKVCNPEKDAKHCDRQKANLRIRFKPSLFQHVGTHSSLAGKIQKLKDKDFGKQALRKEHVNPPAEVSTSLKTYQHFTLEKAYLREDFFWAFTPTAGDFIRFRFFQPLRLERFFFRSGNIEHPEDKLFNTSVEVLPFDNPQSEKEALQEGRAATLRYPRSPDGYLQIGSFYKGVAEGEVDPAFGPLEALRLSIQTDSPVWVILSEIFLKKAD